Sequence from the uncultured Flavobacterium sp. genome:
ATGCGGCAATCACTTTCAAATTTCTGCATAAAATGGCAATGCCAATGCAGTCTTGAAACAAAATTAAGCATCGCTTTTTGGTTTGGAGACGCTTCATAAAACTGATTCGTATAATGATATACCATTCTCATACTTACGTTTCCGTAGGTAAGATAGGGCGAAAGTCTGCTACAGCTTTTTCGGCTTAAGCTGGGTTTAGAAATGTGTTTGCTGTAATTTACATGACGTTCTTCTGCAAAACTTTTTAAATACCGCCAAGCCCAATATTCACCACCTTGCTGAAAGTTTTCATTGTGTTCCGTAATTTCTTTAGAAAGTGTTTTTCCTTTTAAGTTCAGATAAAAATCAGGATTTAAACTTTCAAAAGTGATAGTTTTTAAATCAATAATTTTTGGGTCTGCACGCATTACTTTTTCCCAGCGTTCGTCCCAATTTTCTCTGGATTTCAGTTTTCTTATTACACCATGTAATTGTGATTGTTTCCACAAAATGTTATGATTATTAAAAAAAGACTGCATGGCAATATCGCGGTCAAAGGTGGTTTTATTGCCAATTTCCTGATGCGAAAACACGGTTTTAATATCATAAATGCTGCATAATTGCTCAAAAACAGGTTCGACTTCATTGTGAAAATAATAAAGTTGCGCTCCAATTGCCTTTAACTTAGATTGCATTTCCTTCAAAGATTCATAAACAAACCTCCAATGGCGAACATCCGAATCATCGTGTGCCATTATTGAAGGTTCAAAAAAGTAAACCAAAAGCAGCGGAATATTTTCTTGCTGAGCCATAAAAAGAGGTTCGTGATCTGTAAAACGAAGATCACGTTTGAACCATATAATATTTATCTCTTTTTTGCTCAATTTTTAAGTTGTAATGAAGTCAATGTCTTTGTTAAGCAGAAGTTTTTATCTTCTCTTTGAAATTTTATTATTTGAAATAGCTCTTTGTCGGCTGCATTTAAAGCGATCTATTTCGACAGAACGTTTTGCCGAATGTTTGGTTTTGCAATTCTCTACACGTTTACGCCATAGTTTATAACTGCTAAATTTCAATTCTTTTTTCATTAAAGCCTTCACATCGGCTTCTGATAAATTAAACTGAAATTTTATAGCATCAAATGTAGTTCTGTCTTCCCAAGCCATTTCAATGATACGATCGAGTTCAAGTATAGAAAAGTTACTATTTTTTACATTCATATAAATGAGTTTTTTAGACTATTAAATGGAATAATTGTAAAGCTAAGATACTTAATTAAATTTATTTTGTTTAATCTTATTGTATAAAAGTTAAACAATAACTATCTTTAAGGTGTAAATCAGCTTTTTATTAAAGCTGATTGTAAATATTGAGAGATTAGACAGCGTTTTTAATTTAAAGATATTACAATGGAAAAAGTACTGGTTATTGGAGGAAGCAAAGGAATTGGCAGTGCAATAGTATTGCAGCAATTAGAAAATAAACAGGTTTACAACATCAGCAGAAATGCTCCTGATATTTCGCATCCTAATTTAATTCATTATAATGCAGATGTTTTAATTGATACACTTCCTGAAATTGAAAGTATCGATGCTCTTATTTATTGTCCAGGATCTATAAATTTAAAACCTATTTTGAGTTTAAGTATTGATGATTTTCGAAATGATTTTGAAATCAATGTCATTGGCGCTGTAAAAGTGATACAGCATTATTTGCCGGCTTTAAAAAAAGGAATAAATCCGTCGATTATTCTTTTTAGTACAGTTGCCGTAAAACTCGGAATGCCTTATCATGCCAGTATTGCTGTAGCAAAAGGCGGAGTAGAAGGTCTTGTGAAATCGTTAGGCGCAGAACTGGCTCCCACAATTCGTATTAATGGAATTGCACCAACGATTACCGAAACTTCATTGTCAGCTTCTATTTTGCGAAATGATCGTATGAAAGAAAATATGATCGAACGTCATCCGCTTAAGAATTATTTAAAACCTCAGGAAGTGGCGCAAATGGCAGATTATTTGATTTCTAAAGGCGCCGGATCAATCTCCGGACAAATTTTTCAAATGGATTATGGTTTGGTTAGTTTTAAAATGTAAACAACCCAATCCGCGTTTATCCGCGTCAAAATTAGACGCTGATTTTACTGATTTGCTAAAGCGAAAACGCTGATAAAACGGATCTTTATAATTGCTTTCTTAATTAAACTGTTAAGTAATTTTATAGATTTCCTCTTAACTTAATGACATTGCCCAACGGGTTATAAAAAATAAAAGCATGAAAATTCTATTAACAGGCGTAACAGGATATATTGGTAAAAGGCTTTTGCCTTTATTGCTGGATCAGGGACATGAAGTAATTTGTTGTGTGCGGGATAAAAAACGATTTTATTATCCTGAAAAAGCTTCAGTAAACATACAACTTATTGAAGTTGACTTTTTAAATCAGGAAAGTGTAGAAAAAATCCCGAACGATATTGATGCGGCTTATTATCTAATTCATTCCATGTCTGCTGCGGATAATTATGATGAATTGGAAAGAATTTCAGCTAACAATTTCAAGGAAAAAATAAACAAAACAAATGCCAGACAAATTATTTATTTAAGCGGAATTGTCAATGATAAATCCTTATCTAAACATTTATCTTCGAGAAAAGCAGTAGAAGAAATTCTAAAAACCGGAAAAATTCCAACTACCACTTTAAGAGCGGGAATTATTGTAGGATCGGGAAGCGCTTCTTTTGAAATTATTCGGGATTTGATTCATAAACTCCCAGTAATGATTACTCCAAAATGGCTTAACACCAAATGTCAGCCTATTGCTATTACTGATGTTTTGGAATTTTTAATAAAAGCATTGCTAAATCCTAAAACTTATAATGAGAGTTTTGATATTGGCGGACCTGATATTCTGACTTACAAAGAAATGTTATTGAGATTTGCTGATGCTAAAAACCTCAAAAGATACATTTATACGCTTCCGGTAATGACGCCAAAATTATCATCGTATTGGTTGTATTTTATTACTTCTACTTCTTTTAAATTGGCTTCGGCATTAGTGAGCAGCATGAAAGTTGAAGTGGTTTGCAGGGATAATAGAATTAATGAATTGCTGGATGTAAAACCAATTAGTTACAATCAGGCGTTGCAAAAGGCACTTGTAAAGATTGATGAAGATGCTGTAGCTTCGAGCTGGAAAGATTCACAAATTAGCGGACAGTTTAAAGGAAGTGTTTCTTATTATCTCAAGGTTCCCAAAAAGGATTGTTTTATTGATAGAAGAAAAAGAAAAATCATTGACCGTGATTCTACGATTGCCAAAATTTGGTCGATAGGCGGAGAAACGGGCTGGTATTATGGAGATTGGCTGTGGAGTTTACGTGGCTTTATTGATAAACTTTTTGGAGGAGTTGGCGCAAGACGAGGCAGAACAAACAAACATGAAATTCATGCTGGCGATGCACTCGATTTTTGGCGTGTGGTTTATGCTAATAAGGAACAGGGAAAATTAATTTTGTATGCCGAGATGAAACTTCCCGGAGAGGCATGGCTCGAATTTAAAATTTTTAATGACACATTATATCAGGCGGCAACTTTTAGACCTAAAGGAATATTTGGTAAACTTTATTGGTATTCTGTGCTTCCTTTTCATGGTTTTATTTTTAAAGGAATGATAAATAAATTAGTTTTAAAATAGGAGATAATCACAGTTTGTATGATATATCTTAACTCTTTTTTAATGTGCTATAATTAAAGTCTTTCAATTTTATTTTTGGAATATTTTTGTTAAAATTAATTTCAATTTTTATTTAGAATGAATAAAAATAAATTTATTTTTGGGCAAAATTTAACAACCAAAAGTAATGAAGAAAAAAATTGTAATAAGTAGTTTTTTCTGCTTAGTTAGTAATTTTATATTTTCCCAAACCTCAGGTATTTCAGGTACAGTTAAAACTGCAAACAGCAGTTCTGAAACGGTTAATATAAAAATTAAAGAAAATGCGGCAGCAACTGTAACAGACAGTCGTGGAGAGTATATCTTAAAAAATCTCTCAGCCGGTAATAAAATAGTAATAATATCAGCTGTTGGTTTTGAAACACAGCAAATCGCCGTAGAACTTAAGGACAATGAAATTACGCTGGTTCCTGAAGTTTTTTTAGTAGAAACAACAAACCAGCTTCAATCTGTAGAAGTTACCGGAAGAAAGAAATCATCGTATAAAAACGACAATACTTTTTCGGCAACTAAGTTAGAGATGAGAGTTATAGATGTGCCGCAAAGTATATCGTTTGTAACCAAAGAGCTGATTCAGGATCAACAGGCATTGCGCTTAAAAGATGTTGGGAAAAATGTCGCAGGTGTAAACGAATTTAGTACTTATGATGATATTACCATTCGAGGTTTTAGAAATAATGATAGTAACGGAAGGTTAATCAACGGTCTTCGAGGCGTAAACAGTTTTTGGACAAGTCCGCTACTTGTAAATATCGAAAGAGTAGAATACATAAAAGGACCGGCATCTGCTGTTTTTGCGAATTCAAGTCCAGGTGGAACGATCAATATGATTACAAAAAAACCGTTGGATGAAGCAAGACAGGCGATTCAGTTTACAACAGGAAGTTTCAATACTTTTAGAACTTCTGCTGATTTTACCGGTCCTGTAAACGATGATAAAACGCTTTTGTACAGATTGAATTTAGGATATGAAAATGCAGATACTTACAGAGATCAAATCAGTAATAAATCGATTGTAATTGCACCTTCTGTTTCCTTTATTCCAAAAGAAGGAACTCGTTTTAATGCCGATTTAGTATATACTAATCTGGACACAAAACTAGACAGAGGAAGAACTATTATTCAGGGAACTACTGATCTTTTTGCTACTCCAATTGGTTTTAATATTGCACAGCCAAATGATTATCTGAAAAGTAAAACATTAGCATTGACTTTGTCTTTCAGTCAGGTTATTAATGAGCATTTGACGTTTAATGCTTCTTATTTAAAAGTAAGATATGATGAAGAATTGAACGAACACGGTTTCAACGGTTACATTACGCCTACAATGATTGCCATGTATTTTAATGATCGTAAAACGATTCAGCAGGGAAATAATCTTTCGACTTACTTTTCTTCAAAATTTAAAACGGGAGAATTGGAGCATCAGGCAGTTGCAGGATACGATTATATTAATGGAGAAATTAATAAGTATGAAAGAGATGCAGAGAACGAATCCGGGAATGTGAGTAATTTTGATTTATTAAATCCTACTTATTTAATACGACCAATTGAAACGTATAAGTTTACTGCATCAGAAAATGAAATAAGTGAATATTATACTAACGGATTCTATGTTCAGGACTTAATCAAATACAAAAAGATTCAGTTATTGTTAAGTTTAAGACAAGAGTTCTATACTTTTCCTGAAAATAAAGCTGCAGGAATTACAGATGGTAAAAAATCAGAAAAAGCATTATTACCAAAAGTTGGACTTACTTATAGTGTTGCTGATAATATCAATGTTTACGGAACTTATGCCACTGGATTTGAAGCTCAGGACGCTTCGATATTTGGCAGCGCAAATTCAGGAGGACCTTTTGATCCTATGACCAGTAATTTATATGAAGTAGGTTCTAAAGGAGAATTCTTTAACAAAAGGCTTTTTGTGGGAACTGCGGTATATCAAATTACAAAAAACAATATATTGGTAAGTGCCAACGATGCTTCAAATCCGGATTTGTTAGAACAAAGAGGGCAGGAGAGAGCAAGAGGTTTTGAAGTTGAAGCCACAGGAAGAATTGATAATAACTGGAGTGTGAATTTAAGTTATGCTTATAACAATGCGATAATTACTAAGTCTACAAAAGATGATTCGGATAATAAAGTAGGACTTACAAAAGAAAATGCGCCAAAAAATATTAGCGGAAGCTGGATAAAATACAGCTTTACCGAAGGAAAAATAAAAGGATTAGGTCTTGCAATTGGTCACAGTCAGGTTTCTAAAAGAGAAACATTTGTACGCACGCTGCAACTGCCTTCTTATGTAGTTTTTAATGCTGCAACTTATTATAAAGTAGATCGTTTTACAATTGGAGTTAATTTCAATAATATTTTTGATAAGAAATATTTAGTTGGCGGTTATAATTATCAGCGAAATTTTACCGGAGCACCAAGTAATTTCCTTGTGAATGTTGGTTATACATTCTAATTTTTACAAGTATTAGATGAGAAAAACTTTAAATAAAATACATTTATGGCTCGGACTTGTGTCCGGGCTTGTTGTATTTATAAGCATGTTGGCGGCCAGTATTTTTGTCTGGGACGCAGAATTAACTTCTTGGTACCATAAAGACAAAGTTTTTGTGCCTGAAGTCAAGACTAATGTTGTACCACTGGACAGTCTTACTGCTGTTATAAAACAAAAACATCCGTTTTCAGATTATGCTATAATTGACAAGAACCCAGAAAAAAGTTATGTTTTTACCAGTTATAAAGAGAATACAAAACCGCATTGGACCGCATTTTCAGATTATGAAAATTACAGTAATATCTATATCGATCAATATACAGGTAAAGAATTAGGAGAAGTTGATTTAAGATACGATTGGATCTTTAATCTTAGAATATTGCATCAAAATTTGTTGCTGACTTATGAAATTGGTCATTATATCGTTGGGTTTTCGACCTTGATTATTTTTATGCTGATTTTAACCGGAATCTATTTATGGTGGCCCAAAAATAAAGCGGCATTAAAACAAAGGGTTTGGTTTAGATGGAAAAACACCACAAAATGGAAACGCAAAAACTACGATATCCATAATATTGGCGGTATTTATACCTTTATCTTTATCTTGATTTTTGCTATTACAGGCTTGGTCTGGACGTTTGACTGGTGGACGAACGGAATCTACAAAATCTTAGGAAATGATCCTGAAAAGGTTTGGAACAAAGCTCCGGAAATTTCGAAAGAAAGCAGTGCAAAAACCTTAAATCCGTTAGAATATATTGTAAAAGACACAAAAGAAAAAATCCCAAATTGGATTTCTATAGGTCTTTCATTACCTGAAAAAATCTCTAAAGAAGCAGTTCCTATTACCACTTTTGTAAAGCATGAAGGAAATTCCGGTTGGGATGAATCTGACAGTTATACTTATAATAGTCACTCGGCTCAGAATTATTATAAAGTAACACATAACGATAAAACACTTGGAGCAAAATGGCGAAACAGTAATTACGCCATTCATACAGGCAGTATTTATGGTTTACCAACCAAAATATTAGCTTCGTTTATTGCGTTGTTTTGTGCATTGCTTCCTGTAAGCGGTTTTTTGATTTGGTGGGGAAGAAACAAAAAGAAAAAATAGATTAAATTTCCAGTTTATTTTATTGAATTTTAAATGATTAGATGTTTTTGCATTTCTTTTAAAATAAAAAAACTCACAATTAAATTGCGCACAATTTAATTGTTCGTTATATTTGTGCTGTTGTTTTGATTCAAACAATTTTAATATTAGAATTTTTAATTTATAAAATAAGAAAGAATGTCGTTAATAGAAGATTTAAACTGGAGACATGCCGTAAAAGCATATGACTCAACAAAAAAAGTATCAGGAGAAGATTTAGATAAAATTTTAGAAGTTGCCAGATTAGCTCCAACTTCATCTGGTTTACAGCCTTTTCGTGTGATTGTGGTAGAAAATCAGGAATTGAAAGAGAAGATGGTTAAAGGTGCATTAAATCCGGAAGTTATGAGAGATTGTTCTCATGTATTGGTTTTTGCTGCATGGGAGAGTTACTCTAATGAGAAAATCGATAAAGTTTATGATCATCACACTGATGTAAGAGAGTTACCAAGAGGTCGTTTCAATAGTTACACAGATCAGATTAAGCAAATCTACGGAGCCCAAACTCCTGAGCAGCATTTTGCACACACAGCAAGACAATCTTATATCGCATTAGGTTTGGCAATGGCTCAGGCAGCTGAACTTAAGATTGATTCTACTCCGGCTGAAGGATTTAGCAATGAAGTAGTAGATGAGATTTTGAATCTAAAAGAATTAGGTTTAAAAAGTGTTACACTTTTATATTTGGGTTATAGAGACACCGAAAATGACTGGCTTTCTAAAATGAAGAAAGTAAGAATTCCTATGGAGGAATTTATCATCAGAAAATAGTTTTTTACTTTACTTTTTGTCAATAGATTATGGAAGATAACCATCCGCTGCAATTGGGAAACCAACTTTGTTTTCCGCTTTACGTTATTTCAAAAGAAGTTATCGGTTTGTACCGACCATTTCTTGATGAACTTGATATTACCTACCCGCAATATCTTGCGATGATGGTACTTTGGGAGAAAGATGGATTGACTGTAAATCAGATTGGCGAAAAACTGTTTCTTGACAGCGGTACGTTAACACCGTTATTGAAAAGACTTGAAGTCAAAGGTTTTATCATCAGAAAAAGAAAAAAAGAAGATGAAAGAGTCGTTGAAGTTTTTTTAGCTGATAAGGGAAGAAATTTGCAGCAAAAAGCGTGTGAAATTCCCTTAAAAATGCAGGAAAAACTAAATTTAACAACAGAAGATTTATTAGAACTCAAAGAAACTGTTCAGAAAATTTTAAATAAAATTCAAAAATAAAATGAAAACATTATATACAACAAGTGTTACTGCAAAAGGCGGAAGAAACGGACAGGTAAAAAGCGAAAACGGAATTTTGAACCTTGAAGTAAGAATGCCGAAAGCTTTAGGCGGAGCAAATGATGATTTTACCAATCCGGAAATGCTTTTCGCAGCAGGATATGCAGCGTGCTTTGATAGTGCATTAAATTTGATCATTAGTAAATCTAAAATTCAAACCGGTGAAACTTCGGTAGCTGCAAAAGTAAGCATCGGGCAAAATGAAGATGGTGGTTTTGGTCTTGCAGCAGAACTCGATGTGAATATTCCAGGAGTTTCTATTGAAGAAGCTCAGGAATTAACAGAAAAAGCGCATCAAATTTGTCCTTATTCAAATGCGACAAGATCCAATATTGAAGTTAAGCTTTCGGTGACCAATAACTAAGATTAATTTCTTCAAATTATATAAAATCTGCTTCTTTTGATGCAGATTTTTTTATGTTTTATTTTAAAAGCGACTTTAAGACCTGTTTATGTGACATTTTTTTTAGCATTCTCATTCAAAAAGCTAAATTTGCAAGTAAAAAATAATAGGTTAAATTTTAAAGAAATCATTCAATGAAACTTGAAATGGCAGAAAAAAGTAAGGTTCAAAGCATTCCTAAATTTATGATTGAAAAGCTTCGTTTTAATTCTATATTTTTCATCAGCGGTTTGCTATTTAACATTACATGGTGTATCTCATTATTAATTACGCATTCTATAGAGTTTTACATCATTGGGTTTTCTGCTTTTTTACTGATTATAAATGGTGGTTGCGAGATTTTTTTCGCTCTTGCCAATAAAAGAAAATTAGAGGCATGGGGATTATTCATACAGTCTGGAATACTTACAATAATTACTGGAATTTTAATTTTATTTGATCTTGTAAATATTCTAAATGTAAATGAAGTTTTTTTATCTTACTTTTTTATAGCTGGTTTCTTTAATCTTATCCTGGCAGGTTCACTGGCGCAATACGGAATGATAGATTGGAGCCGTTTTAGGAATTTAAACTGGGTTGTAATTTTAGTATCGGCATCAGCCTTATTAATGTTGGTAAGTGATTGGGGAAATACAGATATACTGCTTGGTATTACTTCTGTTTTGTTTGGATGCGGAAGAATGATTTTAACGGCTAATTTTTCAGAATTAAACACTTTTCCGGACAAAGTAAGCAGAGAGGTTTATCAAAAAATTGATGGAGTGAAAGTAGAATATTTTGAAGCTTTGGAGAAGAACTGGGATGCTGACAGTAATCTATTTCTTTAGGGATGATTCTTAGTATTTTTAAGAATTTTATAAGATTACGACAGATTAAATAGCAACAATTAGGTATAAAAAAATCCCATTTCGTTAGAAATGGGATTTTTTGTGTCTGTTAATGAATAATTTACAAACGTTTAACTTTTCTTGAAAATTTGGTATTTTGGTTTTTCGTAATCAGTTATGTCCAAAATAATATCATAAACGCCTGTTGAAATTTCAATATTATCTCCTTTTGGCATTATTCCGTCGCTCATATCTTTTCCAAAGTTTAAAGTCCAATCGTCATTAAAACGAAATTTAAGCTCTCCTGTTTTTAAAGTCACATTTTTAATTGTCCAAATTCCTTTTGTTTCAGTTTCAAAAAGTTTTGCATCAGGACCATCCCAGCCTTTTTCTGTGGCAGTTCCTACAATTCCCCAAGAAGGAAATATTTTTGTTGCTTTTTTTAGTTGATTTCCTACATGAAAACTTAATGACTCTATTTGTGAAGTCTTGTCTCTTTCAAAAATTACATCACCCATTAATTCTTCAGCGAAAAATAAATTTTCTTTTACAGGATATAGAATAGTTGTAGGCCCGTTTCCACTTTGCAATTTTAATTTATTGTTTTCAACTGTAAGGTAAATTACAAAATTGTCTTCTACTTGATAAGTTCCCACATATTGCTTTAAAGTTTCTGAGCTTACGTTGGCTACAATTGGAATTTTATAATCTTTATCATATAAATTATACAAAGTTTTTATAATAGCATAAGTGGCAGTATTTAAACCTCTTTCTGTATTTGTAAGCAGTATAATGCAGACATCATCTTGGGGAATTTGAACAAAATTGCTGCAAAAACCAGCTCCATAACCACTATGGCCAACTGTCATTTTTCCAAACATTTTCATTGTAATCCAACCATAACCATAATTTTTTTTGAAAGATGTATATGCTTTTTCTAAATTTTCTTTGGAGATAATTTTGTAATTTTTTAGTCCATTATAATATTTGTTTAAATCTTCAACAGTTGAGTATATTCCACCAGCTGCAAAAGGCATAGGTGGATCATAAACAATCGATGGTTTTTGTTCTTTTTCAGTAAAAATCTCATAGCCAATGGTTTTATTTTCACTTTTTAGATTTTTAAAAGCAAAACCACTTTGCTTCATTTTCAATGGTTTGAATATGTATTTTTCAACTGCTTTTTCGTAACTCATTCCAGTAACTTTTTGAATTACATAGCCTAGAAAATAATATCCCGAGTTAGAATAACTCCAATCGGTTCCAACTGGAAAATCCAAAGGTTTTGTTTTTTGAAATTCAATAAATGATTTTTCCGTTTGGTCTTTCATATCATTTCCTCTTGTATAGTCATAAACTCCAGAGGTATGGGTTAACAAACTTTCAATTGAAATAGCATTTGCATCGGGATAATCTGGATAGAACTTTGAAAGTTTATCCTGCAATGAAAGTTTTTTTTCTTCTACTAATTTTAAAATTACCGTTGCTGTAAAAGTTTTTGTAATGGAATATATTTGAAAAATGCTCTTAGCGTTATTTTCCTTTTTTAGAGCTACATTTGATAATCCATAACCTTTATCTAGTAAAGTTTCTCCTTTTTCAGAAATAAAAACAGAACCGTTAAATAGATT
This genomic interval carries:
- a CDS encoding TIGR03643 family protein; translation: MNVKNSNFSILELDRIIEMAWEDRTTFDAIKFQFNLSEADVKALMKKELKFSSYKLWRKRVENCKTKHSAKRSVEIDRFKCSRQRAISNNKISKRR
- a CDS encoding deoxyribodipyrimidine photo-lyase, with product MSKKEINIIWFKRDLRFTDHEPLFMAQQENIPLLLVYFFEPSIMAHDDSDVRHWRFVYESLKEMQSKLKAIGAQLYYFHNEVEPVFEQLCSIYDIKTVFSHQEIGNKTTFDRDIAMQSFFNNHNILWKQSQLHGVIRKLKSRENWDERWEKVMRADPKIIDLKTITFESLNPDFYLNLKGKTLSKEITEHNENFQQGGEYWAWRYLKSFAEERHVNYSKHISKPSLSRKSCSRLSPYLTYGNVSMRMVYHYTNQFYEASPNQKAMLNFVSRLHWHCHFMQKFESDCRIEFENIDHSFDVLIKPKNEIYIKAWQEGKTGVPIVDACMRCLIATGFINFRMRALVVSFFVFNLWQDWRDLHFLARQFLDYEPGIHYPQLQMQAGVTGTGTIRIYNPIKNSEEHDSEGVFIKKWVPELVNIPPHLLHEPWKLGLIDQQLYECEIGKDYPFPIVDIEETRKYASAIIWNIRKNGEIKVQ
- a CDS encoding organic hydroperoxide resistance protein; its protein translation is MKTLYTTSVTAKGGRNGQVKSENGILNLEVRMPKALGGANDDFTNPEMLFAAGYAACFDSALNLIISKSKIQTGETSVAAKVSIGQNEDGGFGLAAELDVNIPGVSIEEAQELTEKAHQICPYSNATRSNIEVKLSVTNN
- a CDS encoding TonB-dependent receptor, with protein sequence MKKKIVISSFFCLVSNFIFSQTSGISGTVKTANSSSETVNIKIKENAAATVTDSRGEYILKNLSAGNKIVIISAVGFETQQIAVELKDNEITLVPEVFLVETTNQLQSVEVTGRKKSSYKNDNTFSATKLEMRVIDVPQSISFVTKELIQDQQALRLKDVGKNVAGVNEFSTYDDITIRGFRNNDSNGRLINGLRGVNSFWTSPLLVNIERVEYIKGPASAVFANSSPGGTINMITKKPLDEARQAIQFTTGSFNTFRTSADFTGPVNDDKTLLYRLNLGYENADTYRDQISNKSIVIAPSVSFIPKEGTRFNADLVYTNLDTKLDRGRTIIQGTTDLFATPIGFNIAQPNDYLKSKTLALTLSFSQVINEHLTFNASYLKVRYDEELNEHGFNGYITPTMIAMYFNDRKTIQQGNNLSTYFSSKFKTGELEHQAVAGYDYINGEINKYERDAENESGNVSNFDLLNPTYLIRPIETYKFTASENEISEYYTNGFYVQDLIKYKKIQLLLSLRQEFYTFPENKAAGITDGKKSEKALLPKVGLTYSVADNINVYGTYATGFEAQDASIFGSANSGGPFDPMTSNLYEVGSKGEFFNKRLFVGTAVYQITKNNILVSANDASNPDLLEQRGQERARGFEVEATGRIDNNWSVNLSYAYNNAIITKSTKDDSDNKVGLTKENAPKNISGSWIKYSFTEGKIKGLGLAIGHSQVSKRETFVRTLQLPSYVVFNAATYYKVDRFTIGVNFNNIFDKKYLVGGYNYQRNFTGAPSNFLVNVGYTF
- a CDS encoding SDR family oxidoreductase — its product is MKILLTGVTGYIGKRLLPLLLDQGHEVICCVRDKKRFYYPEKASVNIQLIEVDFLNQESVEKIPNDIDAAYYLIHSMSAADNYDELERISANNFKEKINKTNARQIIYLSGIVNDKSLSKHLSSRKAVEEILKTGKIPTTTLRAGIIVGSGSASFEIIRDLIHKLPVMITPKWLNTKCQPIAITDVLEFLIKALLNPKTYNESFDIGGPDILTYKEMLLRFADAKNLKRYIYTLPVMTPKLSSYWLYFITSTSFKLASALVSSMKVEVVCRDNRINELLDVKPISYNQALQKALVKIDEDAVASSWKDSQISGQFKGSVSYYLKVPKKDCFIDRRKRKIIDRDSTIAKIWSIGGETGWYYGDWLWSLRGFIDKLFGGVGARRGRTNKHEIHAGDALDFWRVVYANKEQGKLILYAEMKLPGEAWLEFKIFNDTLYQAATFRPKGIFGKLYWYSVLPFHGFIFKGMINKLVLK
- a CDS encoding serine hydrolase; the protein is MKSIQSITFILLFITQLGFAQTKKEKLEQLFEFYNQQNLFNGSVFISEKGETLLDKGYGLSNVALKKENNAKSIFQIYSITKTFTATVILKLVEEKKLSLQDKLSKFYPDYPDANAISIESLLTHTSGVYDYTRGNDMKDQTEKSFIEFQKTKPLDFPVGTDWSYSNSGYYFLGYVIQKVTGMSYEKAVEKYIFKPLKMKQSGFAFKNLKSENKTIGYEIFTEKEQKPSIVYDPPMPFAAGGIYSTVEDLNKYYNGLKNYKIISKENLEKAYTSFKKNYGYGWITMKMFGKMTVGHSGYGAGFCSNFVQIPQDDVCIILLTNTERGLNTATYAIIKTLYNLYDKDYKIPIVANVSSETLKQYVGTYQVEDNFVIYLTVENNKLKLQSGNGPTTILYPVKENLFFAEELMGDVIFERDKTSQIESLSFHVGNQLKKATKIFPSWGIVGTATEKGWDGPDAKLFETETKGIWTIKNVTLKTGELKFRFNDDWTLNFGKDMSDGIMPKGDNIEISTGVYDIILDITDYEKPKYQIFKKS
- a CDS encoding PepSY-associated TM helix domain-containing protein, which codes for MRKTLNKIHLWLGLVSGLVVFISMLAASIFVWDAELTSWYHKDKVFVPEVKTNVVPLDSLTAVIKQKHPFSDYAIIDKNPEKSYVFTSYKENTKPHWTAFSDYENYSNIYIDQYTGKELGEVDLRYDWIFNLRILHQNLLLTYEIGHYIVGFSTLIIFMLILTGIYLWWPKNKAALKQRVWFRWKNTTKWKRKNYDIHNIGGIYTFIFILIFAITGLVWTFDWWTNGIYKILGNDPEKVWNKAPEISKESSAKTLNPLEYIVKDTKEKIPNWISIGLSLPEKISKEAVPITTFVKHEGNSGWDESDSYTYNSHSAQNYYKVTHNDKTLGAKWRNSNYAIHTGSIYGLPTKILASFIALFCALLPVSGFLIWWGRNKKKK
- a CDS encoding SDR family oxidoreductase, yielding MEKVLVIGGSKGIGSAIVLQQLENKQVYNISRNAPDISHPNLIHYNADVLIDTLPEIESIDALIYCPGSINLKPILSLSIDDFRNDFEINVIGAVKVIQHYLPALKKGINPSIILFSTVAVKLGMPYHASIAVAKGGVEGLVKSLGAELAPTIRINGIAPTITETSLSASILRNDRMKENMIERHPLKNYLKPQEVAQMADYLISKGAGSISGQIFQMDYGLVSFKM
- a CDS encoding MarR family transcriptional regulator — its product is MEDNHPLQLGNQLCFPLYVISKEVIGLYRPFLDELDITYPQYLAMMVLWEKDGLTVNQIGEKLFLDSGTLTPLLKRLEVKGFIIRKRKKEDERVVEVFLADKGRNLQQKACEIPLKMQEKLNLTTEDLLELKETVQKILNKIQK
- a CDS encoding NAD(P)H-dependent oxidoreductase → MSLIEDLNWRHAVKAYDSTKKVSGEDLDKILEVARLAPTSSGLQPFRVIVVENQELKEKMVKGALNPEVMRDCSHVLVFAAWESYSNEKIDKVYDHHTDVRELPRGRFNSYTDQIKQIYGAQTPEQHFAHTARQSYIALGLAMAQAAELKIDSTPAEGFSNEVVDEILNLKELGLKSVTLLYLGYRDTENDWLSKMKKVRIPMEEFIIRK